In a single window of the Leptolyngbya ohadii IS1 genome:
- a CDS encoding response regulator, translating to MLIDDEESVRELVQTCLCDLAGWNVIAAASAQSGLKQLTTHHPDAILLDLLMPGMDAITFLERLQGNPSTASIPVLLLTVKAHWFTSQKLQQLGIITAISKPFNPVTLPNTIAIALKWEA from the coding sequence TTGCTAATTGATGATGAAGAGAGTGTGCGCGAGCTGGTGCAGACCTGTCTTTGTGACTTGGCGGGATGGAATGTAATTGCTGCTGCTTCTGCTCAATCAGGACTAAAACAACTAACAACCCATCACCCTGATGCAATTCTGCTCGATCTACTGATGCCGGGGATGGATGCGATTACCTTTCTTGAAAGGCTTCAAGGCAACCCCTCAACCGCCTCAATTCCAGTCCTCCTTCTTACGGTTAAAGCTCACTGGTTTACGTCCCAGAAACTGCAACAGCTTGGTATTATAACAGCCATTTCTAAACCCTTTAATCCTGTAACTTTGCCTAATACGATTGCGATTGCTCTTAAGTGGGAGGCATAG
- a CDS encoding response regulator produces the protein MTYCILVVDDEDSLRDLVCTCLEDLGSWTTIAAASGQEALVKAETSAIDAILLDISMPGMDGFQCYKKLKENPVTQHIPIVLLTAKVLPDERIRFAQMEVAGTIAKPFDPTLICDQIADLLNWD, from the coding sequence ATGACCTACTGTATTCTAGTCGTTGACGATGAAGATTCTCTGCGCGACCTTGTTTGTACTTGCCTGGAGGATTTAGGCAGTTGGACTACGATCGCTGCTGCATCTGGTCAGGAAGCCCTGGTTAAAGCGGAAACAAGTGCGATCGATGCCATTCTTCTGGATATCTCAATGCCGGGAATGGATGGATTTCAGTGCTACAAGAAACTGAAAGAGAACCCCGTTACCCAACATATTCCTATTGTCCTGCTAACCGCCAAAGTATTACCTGATGAGCGGATTCGCTTTGCCCAGATGGAAGTTGCCGGAACCATCGCCAAGCCCTTTGACCCCACCCTGATCTGTGACCAAATCGCAGATTTATTAAACTGGGATTAA
- a CDS encoding pirin family protein: MMPDKIQHLIEPHVQDLGGFQARRLLPSEALTLVGPFIFFDHLGPAVFPVGKGVDVRPHPHINLATVTYLFEGVLLHRDSVGSVQEIHPGAVNWMTAGRGIVHSERSPEDDRNQESVLHGIQTWVALPDEHEETEPWFRHHPAPDLPRWEEAGVSFTLIAGTAYGRTSPVQIFSPILYLDIQLSSGAQFVLPSEYSERAVYSVTGELQLDQVPLVQHRLAVLNSGASVVISAPRDSGEATNDHPARCVIIGGEPVGKRYKWWNFVSSRLERIEQAKRDWREGRFNSVPKETEFIPLPQEPEHKQEQPM, from the coding sequence ATGATGCCGGACAAGATTCAGCATTTGATTGAGCCGCACGTTCAGGATTTGGGTGGATTTCAAGCCCGTCGCCTTCTGCCGTCTGAAGCACTGACGCTGGTGGGCCCCTTTATCTTCTTTGACCATTTGGGTCCAGCGGTCTTTCCAGTGGGAAAAGGCGTAGATGTCAGACCGCACCCACACATTAATCTTGCAACCGTCACTTATCTGTTTGAGGGCGTTTTGCTGCACCGTGATAGTGTTGGCAGCGTGCAGGAGATTCATCCCGGTGCTGTGAACTGGATGACGGCAGGGCGAGGCATTGTTCACTCCGAGCGGTCGCCTGAGGACGATCGGAATCAGGAATCTGTTTTGCACGGGATTCAAACCTGGGTCGCGCTACCCGATGAGCATGAAGAAACAGAACCCTGGTTTCGGCATCATCCTGCCCCTGATTTGCCGAGATGGGAAGAGGCAGGGGTTTCATTCACCCTGATTGCCGGAACTGCTTATGGACGCACCTCCCCTGTGCAGATTTTTTCACCCATACTCTACCTGGATATTCAACTCAGTTCCGGAGCGCAGTTTGTCTTGCCGAGTGAATATAGTGAGCGGGCAGTGTATAGCGTGACAGGAGAGCTTCAGCTCGATCAAGTTCCTTTGGTTCAGCATCGGCTAGCAGTGCTGAACTCTGGCGCATCAGTAGTGATTAGTGCACCTCGCGATTCTGGTGAAGCTACAAATGACCACCCTGCTCGCTGCGTCATTATTGGTGGAGAGCCAGTAGGGAAACGCTATAAATGGTGGAATTTTGTTTCGAGTCGCCTAGAACGAATCGAGCAGGCAAAACGGGATTGGCGGGAGGGTCGGTTTAACTCAGTTCCAAAGGAAACGGAGTTTATTCCTTTGCCGCAGGAACCAGAACACAAGCAAGAACAACCGATGTAG
- a CDS encoding response regulator transcription factor: MQQTRSAHPSSNSGSDGSKVQIRGLSTENEHPSCKLTDRELEVLQLIVQGCSNEQISQQLYITVGTVKTHVRNVLSKMSVDDRTQAAVRALRSGLVS, translated from the coding sequence TTGCAGCAAACTCGGAGTGCTCACCCCAGCTCTAATTCCGGATCTGATGGCTCTAAAGTTCAAATTCGCGGCTTATCAACCGAGAATGAGCATCCGTCTTGCAAGCTAACCGATCGCGAGCTTGAGGTTTTGCAGCTTATTGTTCAAGGATGCAGCAATGAGCAGATTAGCCAGCAGCTTTACATCACGGTTGGCACAGTCAAAACCCACGTCCGCAACGTTTTGAGCAAAATGAGCGTAGACGATCGGACGCAAGCAGCAGTTCGGGCACTGCGGTCTGGATTGGTGAGTTAA
- a CDS encoding response regulator has protein sequence MRGLSRSKAWEGCGNSYPAISSDLAYLKRSRCLVCDIGMPDLNGYGLIQQIRLRPSDRGDTIPAIALTAYAGEWDQRKAIELGFQKHLSKPVEPEELIGAIVNLVRQ, from the coding sequence GTGAGAGGTCTATCAAGATCAAAGGCGTGGGAAGGATGCGGAAACAGTTACCCAGCTATTTCATCTGATCTTGCGTATCTTAAAAGAAGCCGCTGCTTGGTATGCGATATTGGAATGCCCGACCTGAACGGATATGGATTAATCCAGCAAATTCGATTACGTCCATCCGATCGCGGCGACACCATTCCGGCAATTGCGCTGACTGCCTACGCGGGAGAATGGGATCAGCGAAAAGCGATCGAGTTAGGATTTCAGAAACATTTGAGCAAACCTGTGGAGCCAGAGGAGCTAATTGGGGCGATCGTCAATTTAGTGAGGCAGTAG